In the Qipengyuania pelagi genome, one interval contains:
- a CDS encoding TonB-dependent receptor — translation MKNATSLAMRCSVSATALCLALGIAAPAAAQSSAEPAGQTEDQIGDADQPAIEAGTSAAQASPPSYGDEPAGQEAASTRDAGGIGVITVTARRREEGIQNVPISVAAFGGEALADRQIDSSDKLTQLAPNVQFSAVAPASGNSSSSAIFIRGVGQTDFLTSTDPGVGFYVDGVYFARASGTAISLLDVERVEVLRGPQGTLFGRNTVGGAIQVFSARPQFSGISGNAGAVVGDYDRMEVRGVVNVPISDTLAFRGAAIKRKRDGYVTNILNGRDYGDVNTFAVRASLLWQPNDRFEALLIGDYTKDDLNGSPTVFGGINTSAAFVRFASAIAGCPGFALTSPPTPVPENNDRRCANNQYLALGPYQVASNAPSRSELEMYGAGLTLQYDVADWLTVKSITAYRETKPFSIRDADNTPLLILETVNSDDIKQFTQELQFLGETANGRLNYQLGAYYFRETDFQFYPVYLPSQISQTSGEELRVGGLNNNADIKNESIAFFAQATYAFTEKLDLTVGLRYTRDEKEATPFETAAGSGFGYTNVGYNVAYPAPLNGQTVCLGPPRTGPAAATCRGSTVYLFDPVLNSRTDSRFTPAATLQYQWTPEFMTYASYSQGFKSGGFNTRIVQPVISPNSPTGREFLPAFDPETVSSYELGGKLLIGRTLRLSAAVFRSKYDDIQIVVREGVAPVVRNAGQATIDGFEVEGSVSPIGPLIINFGAGYTDFQYDSFTPALETGQANLAPGALGRVDLDDMQAYTPKWSLNGGFAYEIPVGAGSITPRVDVAYRSKTYFDAPNTEQIAQDGYALVNALIRYEAPDNRFTLTAGVTNLTDKAYRGSGNSSLTAASGYAEVTYGPPRMFTFEGVINF, via the coding sequence ATGAAGAACGCTACAAGCCTCGCCATGCGCTGCTCGGTTTCGGCAACGGCGCTCTGCCTGGCGCTTGGCATCGCTGCACCTGCAGCAGCCCAGAGCTCCGCAGAACCCGCCGGTCAGACAGAGGATCAGATCGGCGATGCCGATCAGCCTGCGATCGAGGCAGGCACCTCGGCGGCCCAGGCGTCCCCTCCAAGTTACGGCGACGAGCCGGCCGGACAAGAAGCAGCATCGACACGTGATGCCGGCGGCATCGGGGTCATCACCGTGACCGCACGCCGGCGCGAGGAGGGCATCCAGAACGTCCCGATCTCCGTCGCGGCGTTCGGCGGCGAGGCGCTTGCCGACCGGCAGATCGATTCCTCCGACAAGCTGACCCAGCTCGCTCCCAACGTCCAGTTCAGTGCGGTCGCCCCGGCGTCCGGAAACAGCTCCTCCTCCGCGATCTTCATTCGCGGCGTCGGCCAGACCGACTTCCTCACGTCGACCGACCCGGGCGTCGGTTTCTACGTCGATGGCGTGTATTTCGCCCGCGCGAGCGGAACGGCCATCTCCCTGCTCGACGTCGAACGTGTCGAGGTCCTCCGCGGGCCGCAGGGCACACTGTTCGGTCGCAACACGGTAGGGGGCGCGATCCAGGTGTTCTCCGCACGCCCGCAGTTCAGCGGGATCTCCGGCAATGCCGGCGCGGTCGTCGGCGACTACGACCGGATGGAAGTCCGGGGTGTGGTCAACGTACCCATCAGCGATACGCTGGCCTTCCGCGGCGCGGCCATCAAGCGCAAGCGCGACGGTTACGTGACCAATATCCTCAACGGTCGCGATTACGGCGACGTCAATACCTTCGCAGTGCGGGCAAGTCTCCTGTGGCAACCCAATGACAGGTTCGAGGCCCTGCTCATCGGGGATTACACCAAGGACGATCTGAACGGTTCGCCCACGGTTTTCGGTGGCATCAATACCAGCGCCGCCTTCGTGCGGTTCGCTTCCGCGATCGCCGGATGTCCCGGCTTCGCCCTGACGTCACCCCCGACGCCCGTCCCCGAAAACAACGATCGCCGCTGCGCGAACAACCAATATCTCGCGCTCGGACCCTACCAGGTCGCTTCGAACGCTCCCAGCCGCTCGGAACTCGAGATGTACGGTGCGGGTCTGACCCTGCAGTACGACGTCGCGGACTGGCTGACCGTCAAATCGATCACCGCCTACAGGGAGACGAAGCCCTTCTCGATCCGTGACGCGGACAACACGCCTCTCCTGATCCTCGAGACGGTCAACAGCGACGACATCAAGCAGTTCACGCAGGAACTCCAGTTCCTCGGCGAGACCGCCAACGGGCGCCTGAACTATCAGCTCGGTGCGTATTACTTCCGCGAGACGGACTTCCAGTTCTACCCGGTCTACCTGCCCTCGCAGATCAGTCAGACCAGCGGGGAGGAACTGCGCGTCGGCGGGCTGAACAACAACGCGGACATCAAGAACGAGTCCATCGCGTTCTTCGCGCAGGCGACCTATGCCTTCACCGAAAAGCTCGATCTGACGGTCGGCCTGCGGTACACGCGCGACGAGAAGGAAGCGACGCCGTTCGAGACCGCAGCGGGTTCGGGGTTCGGGTATACGAATGTCGGCTACAACGTCGCCTATCCCGCACCCCTCAACGGACAGACGGTCTGTCTCGGGCCGCCCCGGACGGGCCCTGCCGCTGCGACCTGCAGGGGCTCGACGGTCTACCTGTTCGATCCGGTCCTGAACTCGCGGACCGACAGCCGTTTCACCCCTGCGGCCACGCTACAGTATCAATGGACCCCCGAGTTCATGACCTACGCCAGCTACTCGCAGGGCTTCAAGAGCGGCGGTTTCAACACGCGTATCGTGCAGCCGGTGATCTCCCCCAACTCGCCAACGGGGCGTGAATTCCTGCCGGCCTTCGACCCCGAGACTGTGAGTTCCTACGAACTCGGCGGCAAGCTGCTCATCGGGCGAACCCTGCGACTGTCAGCCGCGGTCTTCCGGTCCAAGTACGACGACATCCAGATCGTCGTTCGTGAGGGGGTCGCGCCGGTGGTGCGAAATGCAGGCCAAGCCACGATCGACGGCTTCGAGGTGGAAGGATCGGTAAGCCCGATCGGCCCCCTGATCATCAATTTCGGGGCAGGGTACACCGATTTCCAGTATGACAGCTTTACGCCCGCTCTCGAAACCGGTCAGGCCAATCTGGCACCCGGGGCCCTGGGTCGGGTCGATCTCGACGACATGCAGGCCTACACGCCGAAATGGAGCCTCAATGGCGGTTTCGCCTACGAGATCCCGGTCGGCGCCGGATCGATCACACCACGGGTCGATGTCGCCTATCGCAGCAAGACCTATTTCGATGCGCCCAATACCGAGCAGATCGCACAGGACGGATATGCCCTTGTCAATGCGCTGATCCGTTACGAAGCGCCGGACAACCGCTTCACGCTGACCGCAGGTGTGACGAACCTCACGGACAAGGCCTATCGCGGCAGCGGCAATTCATCCCTGACCGCAGCGTCCGGATACGCCGAGGTCACGTACGGTCCGCCGCGCATGTTCA